One genomic window of Nicotiana sylvestris chromosome 10, ASM39365v2, whole genome shotgun sequence includes the following:
- the LOC104218458 gene encoding cysteine protease XCP1-like — MASFSFSKLSFLALFSILSLVACTTFARDFSIVGYSPDDLNSIENLINLFESWMEKHSKIYESIEEKLHRFEIFRDNLKHIDERNKLVSNYWLGLNEFADLSHDEFKKMYLGLQVQHERSESSPQEFTYRDFVDLPKSIDWRKKGAVTNVKNQGSCGSCWAFSTVAAVEGINQIKTGNLTSLSEQELIDCDTKYNSGCNGGLMDYAFQFIVSQRGLHKEDDYPYLMEEGTCDEKRDETEVVTIDGYRDVPANDEQSLLKALANQPVSVAIEASGRDFQFYSGGVFDGHCGSALDHGVAAVGYGSTKGMDYIIVKNSWGPKWGEKGFIRMKRNTAKPAGICGINKMASFPIKKK; from the exons ATGGCTTCATTCTCTTTTTCCAAGTTGTCATTTCTTGCCTTGTTTTCCATATTATCTCTCGTGGCATGCACAACGTTTGCTCGCGATTTTTCCATCGTGGGATATTCCCCCGATGACTTGAACAGCATCGAAAACCTCATCAATCTCTTCGAATCGTGGATGGAGAAACACAGCAAGATTTATGAGAGCATCGAAGAGAAGTTGCATAGGTTTGAGATTTTCAGAGACAATTTGAAACACATTGATGAGAGGAATAAGTTGGTTAGTAACTATTGGCTTGGTTTGAATGAATTTGCTGATTTGAGCCATGATGAGTTCAAGAAGATGTATCTAGGACTCCAAGTTCAACATGAGAGATCAGAATCCTCTCCACAAGAATTCACCTATAGAGATTTTGTGGATTTGCCCAAGTCTATTGACTGGAGAAAGAAAGGTGCTGTGACTAATGTCAAGAACCAGGGCTCATGTG GTAGTTGCTGGGCATTTTCAACAGTAGCGGCAGTAGAGGGAATAAACCAAATAAAGACAGGAAATTTGACATCCTTATCTGAACAAGAGCTCATCGACTGTGACACAAAATATAACAGTGGTTGCAATGGAGGCCTTATGGATTATGCTTTTCAATTTATTGTCTCCCAACGTGGTCTTCACAAGGAGGATGACTATCCTTATCTCATGGAGGAAGGCACTTGTGATGAAAAGAGA GATGAAACTGAAGTGGTGACAATTGATGGATACCGTGATGTACCAGCCAATGACGAACAAAGTCTGTTGAAAGCTCTTGCAAACCAACCTGTGAGTGTGGCCATTGAGGCTTCTGGTAGAGATTTCCAGTTCTACAGTGGG GGTGTGTTTGACGGGCATTGTGGAAGTGCATTGGATCATGGAGTGGCAGCAGTTGGATATGGATCCACAAAGGGGATGGACTACATCATTGTCAAGAACTCTTGGGGTCCCAAATGGGGagaaaagggtttcattaggATGAAGAGAAACACCGCCAAGCCTGCAGGAATCTGTGGAATCAACAAAATGGCTTCTTTCCCTAtcaaaaagaagtga
- the LOC104236236 gene encoding AT-hook motif nuclear-localized protein 10-like isoform X1, which yields MSVSETLMTSRDHFTVAGVQNSPANVPATTPVAQNMHLGYSGDSTAVFPPISTSPPPYPPAEVSAGAGAVVLQNLNSNSSEQMKRKRGRPRKYGPDGSMALGVNSPSVAAAGSLSPQEPVTSSAAQALSAGPASPTSSKKARGRPPGSSKKQQMDNSFGKDSRSTGFGFTPHIITVKTGEDVASKIMSFSQNGPRAVCILSASGAISNVTLRQAATSGGTATYEGRFDILSLSGSFLLSEIGGQRSRTGGLSLSLAGSDGRIFGGCVAGVLTAASPVQVIVGSFISDARKESKSANHFEASPAPVNANPGGMMGASSSPSRGTLSESSGGPGSPLNQSAPVCTNSNLQGMSSMPWK from the exons ATGTCGGTATCTGAGACATTAATGACGAGTAGAGATCACTTTACCGTCGCCGGTGTTCAAAATTCGCCGGCGAACGTTCCGGCTACGACGCCGGTGGCTCAGAACATGCACTTGGGTTACAGCGGCGACAGTACGGCAGTGTTCCCGCCGATTTCAACTTCGCCGCCTCCGTACCCACCGGCTGAAGTTTCTGCCGGAGCCGGCGCTGTGGTGTTGCAAAACTTGAACAGTAATTCGTCGGAGCAGATGAAACGGAAGAGAGGAAGGCCGAGGAAATACGGGCCGGATGGGTCCATGGCATTAGGTGTGAATTCGCCGTCCGTCGCCGCCGCTGGCAGCTTGTCGCCCCAAGAGCCGGTTACTTCTTCAGCTGCTCAAGCTCTCTCTGCGGGGCCCGCATCGCCTACTTCTTCGAAGAAAGCTAGAGGGAGACCCCCTGGTTCAAGCAAAAAGCAACAAATGGACAACTCTTTTGGTAAAGATTCAA GATCGACAGGATTTGGATTCACACCACATATTATCACTGTGAAAACTGGAGAG GATGTGGCGTCAAAAATAATGTCATTTTCTCAGAATGGTCCAAGGGCTGTTTGCATCTTGTCTGCCAGTGGTGCAATATCAAATGTGACGCTTAGGCAAGCTGCCACATCGGGTGGAACTGCGACCTATGAG GGACGGTTTGACATATTGTCTCTATCTGGTTCATTTCTGCTGTCTGAAATTGGCGGTCAACGGAGCAGAACAGGTGGATTAAGTCTATCATTAGCTGGATCTGATGGACGAATTTTCGGGGGTTGTGTGGCGGGTGTTCTAACTGCTGCATCACCAGTCCAG GTTATCGTTGGTAGCTTCATTTCAGATGCCCGGAAAGAGTCGAAATCAGCAAACCATTTTGAGGCGTCACCTGCTCCCGTGAATGCCAATCCTGGTGGTATGATGGGGGCCAGTAGCTCACCATCACGTGGGACTCTTAGTGAATCATCTGGCGGCCCAGGCAGTCCCCTTAATCAGAGTGCTCCAGTATGCACCAACAGTAACCTGCAAGGAATGTCTAGCATGCCTTGGAAATGA
- the LOC104236236 gene encoding AT-hook motif nuclear-localized protein 10-like isoform X2 translates to MSVSETLMTSRDHFTVAGVQNSPANVPATTPVAQNMHLGYSGDSTAVFPPISTSPPPYPPAEVSAGAGAVVLQNLNSNSSEQMKRKRGRPRKYGPDGSMALGVNSPSVAAAGSLSPQEPVTSSAAQALSAGPASPTSSKKARGRPPGSSKKQQMDNSFGSTGFGFTPHIITVKTGEDVASKIMSFSQNGPRAVCILSASGAISNVTLRQAATSGGTATYEGRFDILSLSGSFLLSEIGGQRSRTGGLSLSLAGSDGRIFGGCVAGVLTAASPVQVIVGSFISDARKESKSANHFEASPAPVNANPGGMMGASSSPSRGTLSESSGGPGSPLNQSAPVCTNSNLQGMSSMPWK, encoded by the exons ATGTCGGTATCTGAGACATTAATGACGAGTAGAGATCACTTTACCGTCGCCGGTGTTCAAAATTCGCCGGCGAACGTTCCGGCTACGACGCCGGTGGCTCAGAACATGCACTTGGGTTACAGCGGCGACAGTACGGCAGTGTTCCCGCCGATTTCAACTTCGCCGCCTCCGTACCCACCGGCTGAAGTTTCTGCCGGAGCCGGCGCTGTGGTGTTGCAAAACTTGAACAGTAATTCGTCGGAGCAGATGAAACGGAAGAGAGGAAGGCCGAGGAAATACGGGCCGGATGGGTCCATGGCATTAGGTGTGAATTCGCCGTCCGTCGCCGCCGCTGGCAGCTTGTCGCCCCAAGAGCCGGTTACTTCTTCAGCTGCTCAAGCTCTCTCTGCGGGGCCCGCATCGCCTACTTCTTCGAAGAAAGCTAGAGGGAGACCCCCTGGTTCAAGCAAAAAGCAACAAATGGACAACTCTTTTG GATCGACAGGATTTGGATTCACACCACATATTATCACTGTGAAAACTGGAGAG GATGTGGCGTCAAAAATAATGTCATTTTCTCAGAATGGTCCAAGGGCTGTTTGCATCTTGTCTGCCAGTGGTGCAATATCAAATGTGACGCTTAGGCAAGCTGCCACATCGGGTGGAACTGCGACCTATGAG GGACGGTTTGACATATTGTCTCTATCTGGTTCATTTCTGCTGTCTGAAATTGGCGGTCAACGGAGCAGAACAGGTGGATTAAGTCTATCATTAGCTGGATCTGATGGACGAATTTTCGGGGGTTGTGTGGCGGGTGTTCTAACTGCTGCATCACCAGTCCAG GTTATCGTTGGTAGCTTCATTTCAGATGCCCGGAAAGAGTCGAAATCAGCAAACCATTTTGAGGCGTCACCTGCTCCCGTGAATGCCAATCCTGGTGGTATGATGGGGGCCAGTAGCTCACCATCACGTGGGACTCTTAGTGAATCATCTGGCGGCCCAGGCAGTCCCCTTAATCAGAGTGCTCCAGTATGCACCAACAGTAACCTGCAAGGAATGTCTAGCATGCCTTGGAAATGA